The proteins below come from a single Benincasa hispida cultivar B227 chromosome 4, ASM972705v1, whole genome shotgun sequence genomic window:
- the LOC120076724 gene encoding putative wall-associated receptor kinase-like 16, which produces MGHPTEKLVLLMMLSLSAAASQDCDERWCGNMEIPYPFGTKEQCYLSDTFLITCNKTYHPPRAFIGNGNVDVTNISIDDSELDISFFIAKDCYTQNGSQNGSHNFATLQTPLFTISNTKNKFVAIGCDTSAHISGNIQGDTYRGGCMALCGNTTKTIRDGHCAGNGCCELEIPEGLKYLELEVKSFNKHSEVFKFNPCGYAFVIQHDKFNFSSKYISNFTPLEVPLVLDWAIPNNTCSKSNNETNCNNICGPNTKKINFLNDGSEYRCRCLDGFKGNPYRPQGCEDINECKDKRLNDCEYKHMCSNTQGNYTCGCPKNYKGDGRRGCIPTYKAFVQYIVGCTIGLTILVIGCTLLCLGYAKWKANHQKNKFFKKNGGFLLEEHLSKWESPVEIFRIFTHEELKKATNKFHESTVVGKGGFGTVYKGVLDDGLMVAIKKSKLVDQSQTDQFINEVIVLSQINHRNVVKLLGCCLETKVPLLVYEFVTNRTLFEHLHNKTNHPPLSWETRLKIASEIASVLAYLHSSTSNPIIHRDIKSSNVLLDHDYTAKLSDFGASKLVPLNHTQLSTMVQGTLGYLDPEYLLTSELTEKSDVYSFGILLFELITGKKAVRFDVPEEERILAKIVLYAMNENRLEEIVEQGLATEGNIDEIKEVAKLAKECVKVKGEERPNMKEVAMELEGLQMLHG; this is translated from the exons ATGGGACACCCCACAGAAAAGCTTGTTCTACTCATGATGTTGTCATTGTCAGCAGCGGCCTCGCAGGACTGTGACGAACGATGGTGTGGGAACATGGAAATTCCGTATCCATTCGGAACGAAAGAGCAGTGTTATCTAAGTGACACTTTCTTGATCACCTGCAACAAAACATATCATCCTCCAAGAGCATTTATCGGGAATGGTAACGTtgatgtaacaaatatatcGATCGACGACAGCGAGCTCGACATCTCGTTTTTCATAGCCAAAGATTGCTACACACAAAATGGTTCCCAGAATGGCAGCCATAACTTCGCCACACTTCAAACGCCATTATTCACAATTTCTAACACCAAGAACAAGTTCGTCGCAATCGGTTGCGATACATCAGCTCATATTTCTGGCAATATCCAAGGGGATACCTATAGAGGTGGGTGCATGGCCTTGTGTGGAAACACTACTAAAACTATAAGAGATGGGCACTGCGCTGGGAATGGGTGCTGTGAGTTGGAAATTCCTGAAGGCCTCAAATATTTGGAGTTGGAAGTGAAGAGCTTCAACAAACACTCCGAGGTATTTAAGTTTAATCCATGTGGGTATGCTTTTGTTATTCAACATGACAAATTCAATTTCTCCTCCAAATATATTTCCAATTTTACACCACTTGAAGTTCCATTGGTGCTTGATTGGGCAATCCCAAACAATACTTGCTCAAAATCAAACAACGAAACCAATTGCAATAATATATGTGGACCAAATACCAAAAAGATTAACTTCCTCAATGATGGTTCTGAATATCGTTGCCGATGTTTGGATGGTTTCAAGGGAAATCCATATCGTCCTCAAGGTTGTGAAG ATATAAATGAATGCAAGGATAAAAGGTTGAATGACTGTGAATATAAACACATGTGTTCTAACACACAAGGAAACTATACCTGCGGTTGTCCTAAGAACTATAAAGGAGATGGAAGGAGAGGATGCATCCCAACATATAAGGCCTTTGTTCAATACATCGTTG GATGTACGATAGGGTTAACAATTTTAGTGATTGGGTGCACATTGTTATGCTTGGGGTATGCAAAGTGGAAGGCCAACCACCAAAAGAAcaaatttttcaagaaaaacgGAGGCTTTTTGCTTGAAGAACATCTTTCTAAGTGGGAATCACCGGTCGAGATATTCAGAATTTTCACCCATGAAGAGTTGAAGAAGGCTACAAACAAGTTCCATGAAAGCACAGTGGTGGGAAAAGGTGGCTTTGGCACTGTTTACAAAGGTGTCTTAGATGACGGCTTGATGGTTGCAATTAAGAAATCAAAATTAGTGGATCAATCCCAAACTGACCAATTCATTAACGAAGTCATTGTTTTGTCCCAAATCAACCATCGCAACGTGGTCAAGCTTTTGGGGTGTTGTTTGGAGACAAAAGTTCCTTTGTTGGTCTACGAGTTTGTAACCAACCGCACTCTCTTTGAACACCTCCACAACAAAACCAATCATCCCCCTCTTTCTTGGGAAACTCGTTTGAAAATAGCTTCAGAAATTGCCAGCGTCCTCGCATATTTGCATTCTTCAACTTCAAATCCCATCATTCATAGAGATATCAAGTCTTCTAATGTACTTTTAGACCATGATTACACTGCAAAGTTGTCCGATTTTGGAGCTTCGAAGCTGGTCCCATTGAATCATACTCAGttatccacaatggtacaaggGACTCTTGGATATTTGGACCCTGAATACTTGTTGACGAGTGAGTTGACGGAAAAAAGCGACGTATACAGCTTTGGAATTTTGCTTTTTGAACTTATAACAGGGAAGAAGGCTGTGCGTTTTGACGTgccagaagaagaaagaattcTAGCCAAGATAGTCCTATATGCGATGAATGAAAATCGTTTGGAAGAAATTGTTGAGCAGGGTCTGGCAACGGAAGGAAATATTGACGAGATAAAAGAGGTGGCAAAGCTAGCAAAAGAGTGTGTAAAAGTAAAAGGGGAGGAGCGTCCCAACATGAAGGAGGTGGCTATGGAGTTGGAGGGGCTGCAAATGTTGCATGGTTAA